From the genome of Ornithobacterium rhinotracheale, one region includes:
- a CDS encoding glycosyltransferase family 2 protein: protein MRFLIIIPAHNEAAHIADCLDSLARQTYQNFDCVVVNDGSTDDTENQILNIIKDRENFSLLNLKTSQHAPGAKVVRAFEAGLKTNQIQDFEIICKFDADIIFPPNYLQTLHEAYQRNPHLGMAAGIVKIAKNDFSDEDILDFSNEKQHWAFENISSKQHIRGPIKSYRKECFLAMNGLKPVLGWDNIDVLLAHKNQWQTQTFPDVWVKHLRPTMYKYQAQKAEKLGIYFYNLGLNLPLAMLSSAKSALKNRSLKEFIISIKTFLKQKHDRALNAEEIAYIRHERWHGILGKIPAVSTLIKKS from the coding sequence ATGAGGTTTTTAATCATTATTCCAGCACACAACGAAGCGGCACACATTGCAGATTGCTTGGATTCGCTTGCACGACAAACTTATCAAAACTTTGATTGCGTGGTGGTGAACGATGGCTCAACAGATGATACTGAAAATCAAATTTTAAACATAATTAAAGACCGAGAAAATTTTTCATTATTAAACCTTAAAACCTCGCAGCATGCACCAGGTGCAAAGGTCGTTCGAGCGTTTGAGGCAGGATTGAAAACCAATCAAATTCAGGATTTTGAGATAATTTGTAAGTTTGATGCAGACATTATATTTCCGCCCAATTATTTGCAAACGCTGCATGAGGCATATCAAAGAAATCCGCATTTGGGCATGGCGGCAGGCATTGTAAAAATTGCCAAAAACGATTTTTCTGATGAAGATATTTTGGACTTTAGCAATGAAAAGCAACATTGGGCTTTTGAAAACATTTCATCTAAACAACACATTCGTGGTCCAATAAAATCCTATCGCAAAGAATGTTTTTTAGCCATGAATGGACTAAAACCCGTTCTAGGCTGGGACAATATCGATGTGCTTTTGGCTCATAAAAATCAATGGCAAACTCAGACATTTCCCGATGTTTGGGTAAAACATTTGCGCCCAACGATGTACAAATACCAAGCGCAAAAAGCGGAAAAATTAGGCATTTACTTTTATAATTTAGGATTAAATTTGCCTTTGGCTATGCTTTCTTCGGCTAAATCTGCCTTAAAAAATCGTTCGCTTAAAGAATTTATAATCAGTATAAAAACATTTTTAAAACAAAAGCACGATCGGGCATTGAACGCAGAGGAAATTGCCTACATTAGGCACGAAAGATGGCATGGAATTTTGGGCAAAATTCCCGCTGTTTCAACATTAATTAAAAAATCATGA
- a CDS encoding glycosyltransferase — protein sequence MKTAPKVCCIIVTYNAERWIVDCLSTLREPNLEMSILLIDNGSTDATLEIARKQFPQVQIIEMGENLGFARANNLGYEHAKKLGADYLYLLNQDTKSYPNTVFNLVQMAEKYPKFAIISPMHLNEKGTAFDSKFEAYIDAKKCPNYISDASLGNLKEIYTIDFVNAAAWLVAVSALGKTHGLFSEVFYHYGEDRNFVQRVQYFGLKVGIVPSLKIHHCRDERGGAFSPDFEQKKLRIKSLVLMHNINQSYGQCTFEVWKEALMQWVKLNIWQGLKLFFYPVFSAPKILSARKEMR from the coding sequence ATGAAAACCGCCCCCAAGGTTTGCTGTATCATCGTTACCTACAACGCTGAACGCTGGATTGTAGATTGCCTTTCGACTTTACGAGAGCCCAATCTTGAAATGTCTATTTTGTTGATAGATAATGGCTCAACAGACGCTACGCTAGAAATCGCCCGTAAGCAATTTCCGCAAGTGCAAATTATAGAAATGGGCGAAAATTTAGGTTTTGCCCGAGCCAATAATTTAGGCTATGAGCATGCTAAAAAACTCGGTGCAGATTATCTTTATTTGTTAAACCAAGATACCAAAAGTTATCCAAATACGGTTTTCAACTTGGTGCAAATGGCAGAAAAATATCCTAAATTTGCTATTATAAGCCCCATGCATCTTAACGAAAAAGGCACTGCGTTTGATTCTAAATTTGAGGCGTATATAGATGCCAAAAAATGCCCCAATTACATTTCTGATGCCAGTTTAGGGAATCTAAAAGAGATTTATACCATAGATTTTGTAAACGCTGCGGCGTGGCTAGTTGCTGTATCGGCATTAGGAAAAACACACGGATTGTTTTCCGAGGTTTTTTATCATTATGGCGAAGATCGAAATTTTGTGCAGCGTGTGCAATATTTTGGGCTAAAAGTAGGCATTGTGCCAAGCTTAAAAATCCACCATTGTAGAGATGAACGCGGCGGTGCTTTTTCGCCCGATTTTGAGCAGAAGAAGCTAAGAATCAAATCTTTGGTTTTGATGCACAACATCAATCAATCGTATGGGCAATGCACATTCGAAGTTTGGAAAGAAGCACTAATGCAGTGGGTGAAATTAAACATTTGGCAAGGTTTAAAATTGTTTTTTTATCCTGTTTTTTCGGCACCCAAAATTCTTTCAGCCCGTAAGGAAATGAGGTGA
- a CDS encoding 3-oxoacyl-ACP synthase III family protein, whose protein sequence is MLNAIIKGSGHYLPENIVKNSDFLSHEFYDEKGEKILKSNEETIQKFKEITEIEERRYANPEMKNSEMATIAGKRALEDANLDPEQLDYIIVSSNYGDIEKDTQTADFMPSMSARVKHLLGIKNLKCRPYDMIFGCPGWVESMILATQLIQAGAAKNILVIGSDMVSRAIDPHDRTALIFSDGAGAVVLSAEEASEPKGVLGYGTYSYTQDEISYLSNGPSLKADCTNYQKSVSMKGRKVYEFALKNVPQAIKEVIDESGSQISEVKKVLLHQANAKMDHAMVARLFKLYHEQAPEDVAPMTVQKFGNSSVATVPTMFDLIQKKQLGAHQFMPNDKIIFASVGAGMNINAIIYKMP, encoded by the coding sequence ATGCTTAATGCCATTATAAAAGGTTCAGGACATTATTTGCCAGAAAATATCGTGAAAAATTCAGATTTTTTATCCCACGAATTTTATGATGAAAAAGGCGAAAAAATACTTAAATCAAACGAAGAAACGATTCAGAAATTTAAAGAAATTACCGAAATCGAGGAGCGTAGGTATGCCAATCCTGAAATGAAAAACTCTGAAATGGCAACAATCGCAGGAAAACGCGCTTTGGAAGATGCAAATTTAGATCCTGAGCAGCTAGACTACATCATTGTTTCGTCTAATTATGGTGATATCGAAAAAGACACCCAAACGGCCGACTTTATGCCAAGTATGTCCGCGCGCGTGAAACATTTATTAGGCATCAAAAATTTAAAATGTCGCCCCTATGATATGATTTTTGGTTGCCCTGGCTGGGTAGAATCTATGATTTTAGCCACGCAGCTCATACAAGCAGGCGCAGCCAAAAACATACTCGTCATTGGGAGCGATATGGTCTCTCGTGCCATAGACCCACACGACCGAACTGCCCTTATTTTTAGCGATGGCGCAGGCGCTGTGGTACTTTCCGCAGAGGAGGCAAGCGAGCCCAAGGGCGTGCTAGGCTACGGCACTTATAGCTACACGCAAGACGAAATCTCCTACCTCTCCAACGGGCCATCACTCAAAGCGGATTGCACGAATTACCAAAAAAGTGTGAGTATGAAAGGGCGAAAAGTCTACGAATTTGCCCTGAAAAATGTACCACAAGCCATCAAAGAAGTAATCGACGAATCGGGTAGCCAAATAAGCGAGGTGAAAAAAGTATTGCTACACCAAGCCAATGCCAAGATGGACCACGCAATGGTTGCAAGGCTCTTTAAACTCTACCACGAACAAGCGCCCGAAGATGTTGCCCCTATGACGGTGCAAAAATTCGGAAATTCCTCCGTAGCCACCGTGCCTACTATGTTTGATTTAATTCAGAAAAAGCAGCTCGGGGCACACCAATTTATGCCAAACGATAAAATAATTTTTGCAAGCGTGGGCGCAGGAATGAACATTAATGCCATTATCTACAAAATGCCGTAA
- the fsa gene encoding fructose-6-phosphate aldolase, with product MKFFIDTANLDQIQEAQDLGILDGVTTNPSLMAKEGITGKENILKHYQKICKLVTGDVSAEVIATDFDGMVKEGEELASLHEQIVVKIPMIKDGVKAIKYFSDNGIRTNCTLVFSTGQALLAAKAGATYVSPFVGRLDDISQDGMQLIADIRTIYDNYAFETEILAASIRNPMHINQCALIGADVVTSPLNAILALLNHPLTDKGLAQFLADYKKGN from the coding sequence ATGAAATTTTTTATAGACACAGCCAATTTAGACCAAATTCAAGAAGCACAAGATTTGGGCATTTTAGATGGTGTAACCACAAATCCCTCGCTCATGGCAAAAGAGGGAATTACAGGGAAGGAAAATATTTTGAAACATTATCAAAAAATTTGTAAACTTGTTACGGGAGATGTGAGTGCCGAAGTTATTGCCACAGATTTTGATGGAATGGTGAAAGAAGGCGAGGAGCTGGCAAGCCTGCACGAGCAAATTGTAGTGAAAATCCCAATGATTAAAGATGGGGTGAAAGCGATAAAATATTTTTCCGATAACGGAATTAGGACTAACTGTACACTAGTGTTTTCCACAGGGCAAGCCTTGTTGGCAGCCAAAGCGGGGGCGACTTATGTTTCGCCATTTGTGGGGCGTTTAGACGACATTTCGCAAGACGGCATGCAATTGATTGCAGATATCCGCACGATTTATGACAATTATGCTTTTGAAACAGAAATTCTTGCCGCATCGATTAGGAACCCAATGCACATCAATCAATGTGCGCTAATTGGAGCAGATGTGGTAACTTCGCCATTGAACGCGATTTTAGCGTTGCTTAATCATCCATTGACAGACAAAGGATTGGCACAATTTTTAGCCGATTATAAAAAAGGAAATTAA
- the speB gene encoding agmatinase yields MRIFAGVEEEYGKYETAKTVLIPVPYDGTSTWIKGADKGPEAFLDAADNMEIYDIETQSEPYKHGIFLDEPVTEDASPEAMTEAVQARVKKYLDDDKFVTLFGGEHSISIGSIRAFGEKYGKITVLQLDAHTDLRPEYHGSKCNHACAVFEANEKHHLVQVGIRSMDTSEVQYLKEENVFFAHQIAENLNWIEDVFNRLGDNPVYITIDLDGFDPSICPSTGTPEPGGLPWYPTLKLLKKVIQQKNVVGFDIVELAPNENEKSSDFLAAKLYYKMLAYQFTK; encoded by the coding sequence ATACGATGGAACAAGTACTTGGATTAAAGGTGCGGATAAAGGGCCTGAGGCGTTTTTGGATGCCGCCGATAATATGGAGATTTATGACATCGAAACGCAATCGGAACCCTATAAACACGGGATTTTCCTCGATGAGCCCGTAACCGAAGATGCCTCGCCGGAGGCTATGACGGAGGCTGTGCAGGCACGCGTGAAAAAGTATTTAGACGATGATAAGTTTGTAACGCTCTTTGGTGGCGAGCATTCGATTTCCATAGGGAGTATTCGTGCTTTTGGAGAAAAATATGGCAAAATCACGGTTTTGCAATTAGATGCCCACACTGATTTGAGACCAGAGTACCACGGTAGCAAATGCAATCATGCTTGTGCGGTGTTTGAGGCAAATGAAAAGCATCATCTTGTGCAAGTGGGAATCAGAAGTATGGACACAAGCGAAGTGCAGTATTTAAAAGAAGAAAATGTATTCTTTGCACACCAAATCGCTGAAAATCTAAATTGGATCGAAGATGTATTCAATCGCTTGGGCGATAATCCTGTGTACATTACCATTGATTTAGACGGGTTTGATCCTTCGATTTGTCCATCTACAGGAACGCCAGAGCCAGGTGGATTGCCATGGTATCCAACTTTGAAATTATTGAAAAAAGTAATTCAGCAAAAAAATGTCGTAGGTTTTGATATTGTGGAACTTGCACCAAACGAAAACGAAAAATCATCTGATTTTTTAGCGGCTAAATTATACTATAAAATGTTGGCTTATCAATTCACAAAATAA
- the dnaB gene encoding replicative DNA helicase has protein sequence MAEQNLNIASRPKTTKKFNSNELGAAKKPPQAVELEEAVLGAMMISKKGLNESIEILEEEFFYRPQHQHIFAAIFTLFNNAEPIDIFTVSEQLKKDGKFDSVGGDLYLISLTEKITSSAHIEHHARIIQEKYVQRKLIEISSQIIENAYDDTADIFKLLDQTETEIFKVTEGVLNSEYKDAKSLVMEAVAQIEKRKDQQGLSGVPTGFREVDELTSGLNPSDLIILAARPGMGKTAFVLSMARNMAVQHKVPVAVFSLEMPSVQLITRLIVGETGLDNDKIKKGTLSADEWNHLYAKVKTLENAPLFIDDTPGLNIFDLRAKCRRLVAQHDVKVVIIDYLQLMTSKNSTGGNREQEISTISRGLKAIAKELNVPVIALSQLSREVEKRPNKRPQLSDLRESGAIEQDADIVSFIYRPEYYKIDTWDDEEQTPCAGQAEFIVAKHRNGGLKNIRLKFVAHQAKFEDLVEDSFSVPMVFESKMNSPESQMPELPVSDPKDSFGLDDDYDTPPSSDGADGFSQGPDYDTTNSPF, from the coding sequence ATGGCAGAACAAAATTTAAATATAGCAAGCAGACCGAAAACTACTAAAAAATTTAATTCAAATGAATTGGGTGCCGCTAAAAAACCGCCCCAAGCCGTAGAATTAGAGGAGGCCGTGCTTGGGGCAATGATGATTAGCAAAAAAGGGCTCAATGAGAGTATTGAGATTTTGGAAGAAGAGTTCTTTTATCGTCCGCAGCATCAGCATATTTTTGCTGCAATTTTCACTTTGTTTAATAATGCAGAGCCGATTGATATTTTCACCGTTTCGGAACAGTTAAAGAAAGACGGAAAATTTGATAGTGTAGGAGGTGATTTGTATTTAATTTCATTGACCGAAAAAATTACATCATCCGCACACATAGAGCACCATGCGCGTATTATTCAAGAAAAATATGTTCAGCGTAAATTGATTGAAATTTCTTCTCAAATTATAGAAAACGCTTATGATGATACCGCAGATATTTTCAAACTTTTAGACCAAACAGAAACCGAGATTTTTAAAGTTACCGAAGGGGTTTTAAACTCAGAATATAAAGATGCCAAATCACTCGTGATGGAGGCAGTAGCACAAATCGAGAAAAGAAAAGACCAGCAAGGACTGAGCGGTGTGCCTACGGGCTTTAGAGAAGTAGATGAATTAACCTCGGGGCTAAACCCTTCAGATTTAATTATCTTGGCAGCTCGCCCAGGTATGGGAAAAACTGCATTTGTGCTTTCCATGGCACGAAACATGGCGGTGCAGCATAAAGTGCCTGTGGCGGTATTCTCTCTAGAAATGCCTAGTGTTCAGCTGATTACGCGTTTGATTGTGGGGGAAACGGGGCTGGATAATGATAAAATAAAAAAAGGAACTTTGTCTGCCGACGAGTGGAATCATCTATATGCTAAAGTAAAAACTTTAGAAAATGCACCTTTATTTATTGATGATACACCAGGCTTAAATATTTTTGATTTAAGAGCTAAATGCCGCCGATTGGTTGCGCAACATGATGTAAAAGTTGTGATTATCGACTACTTGCAGTTGATGACGAGCAAAAACAGCACAGGCGGAAACCGTGAACAAGAGATTTCGACCATTTCGCGTGGTTTAAAGGCAATTGCCAAGGAATTAAATGTTCCCGTAATTGCACTTTCTCAGCTTTCTCGTGAGGTAGAAAAACGCCCGAACAAGCGTCCACAACTTTCGGATTTGCGTGAATCGGGAGCGATTGAGCAAGATGCCGATATCGTGTCATTTATCTATCGTCCAGAATATTATAAAATCGATACTTGGGACGACGAAGAGCAAACACCTTGTGCGGGGCAAGCGGAGTTTATCGTAGCAAAACACCGTAATGGTGGTTTGAAGAATATTCGTTTGAAGTTTGTGGCACATCAAGCTAAATTCGAGGATTTAGTAGAAGATTCGTTCTCGGTGCCTATGGTATTTGAAAGTAAAATGAATTCGCCAGAAAGCCAAATGCCAGAGCTTCCTGTAAGCGATCCGAAGGATTCGTTTGGGCTAGATGATGATTATGATACGCCACCATCAAGTGATGGAGCCGATGGCTTTTCCCAAGGTCCAGATTACGATACAACTAATTCGCCTTTTTAA
- a CDS encoding M1 family metallopeptidase, whose amino-acid sequence MRKKILLCLLGLNFGATQAQSDSISLAEKYLRGKNNHFRDFWDVKYYDLQLETHTENKSIKGEVVIDLSLDKQGRFLQIDLQKPMQITQVEQLLSSNKVKKIPLHSILNKGDHYFIPTKKLKQEKNIKLRFSFQGKPKIALQAPWDGGWIFTKDLKNRNWLSVAVQRQGASLWFPCKDYQGDEPDRGAMIRVKTEKKQVAVANGNLISKENDVYTWQVKNPINAYNITPNIGNYVHFSDTYHGENGELKLNYWVLDYNVEKAKKQFKQVPMMLKAFEHWFGAYPFYEDSYKLVETPFLGMEHQSNIAYGNEYQNGYRGMDRSGSGYGNLFDFIIIHESGHEWFGNNITTEQIADMWVHEAFTTYSEALFVEYYYGKEAAQKYLQGYQRQILNDRPMQGVHDEHQEGSVDMYNKGSCMIQTLREWMNDDAAFLALMRGLNKDFRHKIVTGAQIECYIEDKTKLDLKAFFNQYLRTTQIPILAIKKEQNQYFYRWENCVDGFAMPVQLENKDWLQPTQEWKVLPQKDVDVLPNKNLLIQFKNYNS is encoded by the coding sequence ATGAGAAAAAAAATTCTTCTTTGTTTATTGGGGTTAAATTTTGGAGCAACCCAGGCTCAGAGCGATAGCATTAGTCTAGCAGAGAAATACTTACGCGGGAAAAATAATCATTTTCGTGATTTTTGGGATGTTAAATATTATGATCTTCAGCTAGAAACCCATACCGAAAATAAGAGCATAAAAGGAGAAGTCGTTATTGATTTAAGTCTTGATAAACAAGGAAGATTTTTACAAATAGATTTGCAAAAACCTATGCAAATCACCCAAGTAGAACAGCTTCTATCCTCTAATAAAGTAAAGAAAATCCCATTACATTCTATTTTAAACAAAGGCGACCACTACTTTATTCCTACTAAAAAATTAAAGCAAGAAAAAAACATCAAATTGCGTTTTTCGTTTCAAGGAAAACCCAAAATTGCCTTGCAAGCACCCTGGGATGGTGGATGGATTTTTACCAAAGATTTAAAAAATCGAAATTGGCTTTCGGTTGCGGTGCAACGCCAAGGGGCGAGCCTGTGGTTTCCATGCAAGGATTATCAAGGCGATGAGCCAGACCGAGGGGCAATGATTCGTGTGAAAACCGAAAAAAAACAAGTGGCGGTAGCCAATGGAAATTTAATTTCAAAGGAAAACGACGTGTACACTTGGCAGGTCAAAAATCCCATTAATGCCTATAACATTACGCCAAATATTGGGAATTATGTACATTTTTCGGACACTTATCATGGCGAAAATGGAGAACTCAAATTGAATTATTGGGTGCTTGATTATAATGTAGAAAAAGCTAAAAAACAATTTAAACAAGTGCCGATGATGCTTAAAGCTTTTGAGCATTGGTTTGGGGCGTATCCGTTTTACGAAGATTCCTATAAATTGGTCGAAACGCCGTTTTTAGGCATGGAGCACCAGAGCAATATCGCCTACGGAAACGAGTACCAAAATGGTTATAGGGGCATGGATCGCTCGGGAAGTGGTTATGGCAATTTGTTTGATTTTATCATTATTCACGAGTCTGGGCACGAGTGGTTTGGCAACAATATTACCACCGAGCAAATCGCTGATATGTGGGTGCACGAGGCGTTTACCACTTATTCCGAAGCCCTTTTTGTGGAGTATTATTATGGCAAAGAGGCGGCGCAAAAATATTTGCAAGGCTATCAGCGACAGATTTTAAACGATCGCCCGATGCAAGGCGTGCACGATGAGCATCAAGAGGGGAGTGTGGATATGTATAATAAAGGATCGTGCATGATTCAGACATTGCGCGAATGGATGAATGATGATGCCGCATTTTTGGCATTGATGCGTGGCTTGAACAAAGATTTTCGTCATAAAATCGTAACGGGCGCACAGATTGAATGCTACATAGAGGATAAAACAAAATTAGATTTAAAAGCATTTTTTAATCAATACCTGCGAACCACACAAATTCCCATTTTAGCCATCAAGAAAGAACAAAATCAATATTTCTATCGTTGGGAAAATTGTGTCGATGGATTTGCAATGCCCGTTCAGTTGGAAAATAAAGACTGGCTTCAGCCGACGCAAGAATGGAAGGTTTTGCCCCAAAAAGATGTTGATGTTTTGCCTAACAAAAACCTTTTGATTCAATTTAAAAATTATAATTCATGA
- a CDS encoding translation initiation factor, protein MDLQDQLKKLFPDHVANETPQENTSNEEGLWIPDETVSCHFEKRNGKTHTIIKGYTGHAQDFKQLAKELKKMLGVGGSVKNEEIIIQGDYRDQIMAYLKDLGMKVKRVGG, encoded by the coding sequence ATGGATTTACAAGACCAGCTAAAAAAACTTTTTCCAGATCATGTAGCCAACGAAACGCCACAGGAAAACACCTCAAACGAGGAAGGGCTTTGGATTCCTGACGAAACGGTTTCTTGCCATTTTGAAAAGCGAAACGGCAAGACCCACACCATTATCAAAGGCTATACGGGGCATGCGCAGGATTTTAAGCAATTGGCCAAGGAGTTGAAAAAAATGCTCGGAGTGGGCGGCAGCGTGAAAAATGAGGAAATCATAATTCAAGGTGATTATCGAGACCAAATTATGGCGTATCTTAAAGACTTAGGAATGAAAGTGAAACGAGTAGGTGGCTAA
- a CDS encoding metallophosphoesterase — protein sequence MFKYIFILSLILIECYSYQAFRIFTKNNLFFAAYIIINALIYGSIIYLLFHGELNNFATPAFKRLIILFTLFIIPKALLALGMMIEDSFRLASYLFHAKGGATLPSRRRAISLIALGIASVTFLGVLDGILFGRYRFRVIRKKIKIKDLPPEFEGFTITQISDIHSGSFDDIEKVNYGVQLANEQKSDILVFTGDMVNNHYSEFVPYQKIFAQLNAKEGMFAVLGNHDYGGYGNLTPAQRKESLEKIQQMQREIGFTVLNNEMKTITRNGKRLNIIGVENWGNSPHFPKKGDLRKASAHAQEGDINILLSHDPSHFDHQMPEYANVVDFPKFIHLTLSGHTHGMQFGIEIPGFIKWSPVQYRYHHWAGLYENKGRQHYVNRGFGYLAFPGRVGEWPEITVLELTRA from the coding sequence ATGTTTAAATATATATTCATTTTATCACTAATCCTAATCGAGTGCTATTCGTACCAAGCGTTTAGAATTTTCACGAAAAACAACCTCTTTTTTGCCGCCTACATCATCATCAACGCGCTGATTTACGGCAGCATCATTTACCTACTATTCCACGGGGAGCTAAACAATTTTGCCACCCCCGCGTTTAAACGATTAATCATACTCTTCACCCTTTTCATCATACCTAAAGCACTTTTAGCCCTCGGTATGATGATAGAAGACAGCTTCCGCCTAGCAAGCTACCTATTTCACGCCAAGGGCGGCGCCACTCTACCAAGCCGCAGGCGCGCCATTTCGCTCATAGCATTAGGCATTGCATCAGTTACATTTTTGGGCGTTTTAGATGGCATTCTATTCGGCAGATACCGTTTCCGTGTCATTCGCAAAAAAATTAAAATCAAAGATTTGCCCCCAGAATTTGAGGGCTTCACCATTACGCAAATTTCAGACATTCACAGCGGCAGTTTTGATGATATTGAAAAGGTAAACTACGGCGTGCAGCTTGCCAATGAGCAAAAATCAGACATCTTAGTATTCACAGGCGATATGGTCAATAATCATTACAGCGAATTTGTGCCGTATCAAAAGATTTTTGCCCAGCTAAACGCAAAAGAAGGTATGTTTGCCGTGCTAGGCAATCACGATTATGGCGGCTATGGTAATTTAACCCCCGCCCAGAGAAAAGAAAGCCTAGAAAAAATCCAGCAAATGCAGCGCGAAATCGGCTTCACCGTGCTAAACAATGAAATGAAAACCATCACCCGAAACGGCAAAAGGCTTAACATCATCGGTGTCGAAAACTGGGGAAATTCCCCCCATTTTCCTAAAAAAGGCGACCTGCGCAAAGCCAGCGCGCACGCACAAGAGGGCGACATCAACATTCTGCTCTCTCACGACCCCTCACACTTCGACCACCAAATGCCCGAGTATGCCAATGTGGTAGACTTCCCCAAATTCATTCACCTCACCCTCTCTGGGCACACCCACGGTATGCAGTTTGGAATAGAAATCCCAGGTTTTATAAAATGGAGCCCTGTGCAATATCGCTACCACCATTGGGCGGGATTGTACGAAAACAAAGGCAGACAGCATTATGTAAATCGTGGGTTTGGTTACTTGGCATTTCCAGGTCGTGTAGGTGAGTGGCCAGAAATTACGGTTTTAGAACTTACGCGCGCTTAA
- a CDS encoding acetyl-CoA carboxylase carboxyltransferase subunit alpha, which translates to MDYLPFEEPIKDLQEQYVKCALVGEQSGVDVKESCRQIQDKINAKKKEIYGNLTSWQKVQLSRHPNRPYSLDLIYGITDDNFIELHGDRSFADDKAMVGGFGDVDGQTVMFIGQQKGKNTKERQYRRFGMSNPDGYRKALRLMRLAEKFNKPIVTFIDTPGAYPGLEAEERGQGQAIALNIYEMFRIKVPIICIVIGEGASGGALGIGVGNKVFMLENTWYSVISPESCSSILWRSWDYKETAAEALKLTAKDMLEQKLIDGIIKEPLGGAHYDYYETFALIKKQILTSLKELSKYSGEELCKMRQEKFLAMGVYRS; encoded by the coding sequence ATGGATTATTTACCCTTTGAGGAACCTATAAAAGACCTGCAAGAACAGTATGTAAAATGTGCGCTTGTGGGCGAACAGAGTGGTGTAGATGTAAAAGAATCTTGCCGACAAATTCAAGATAAAATCAATGCTAAAAAGAAAGAAATCTACGGAAATCTCACTTCTTGGCAAAAGGTGCAATTGTCTAGACACCCAAACCGTCCGTATAGTTTGGATTTAATTTATGGCATTACCGATGATAATTTCATAGAATTGCACGGCGACAGAAGTTTTGCCGATGACAAAGCCATGGTGGGCGGATTTGGTGATGTGGATGGGCAAACTGTGATGTTCATAGGGCAACAAAAAGGAAAAAACACTAAGGAACGCCAATATCGCCGTTTTGGAATGTCTAATCCCGATGGGTATCGCAAGGCGTTGCGATTGATGAGATTGGCTGAAAAATTCAATAAGCCGATTGTTACTTTTATCGATACTCCAGGTGCTTACCCAGGATTGGAAGCAGAGGAGAGAGGACAAGGGCAAGCCATCGCGCTCAACATTTACGAAATGTTTAGAATCAAAGTTCCGATTATTTGTATTGTGATTGGAGAAGGGGCTAGTGGAGGCGCGCTTGGAATTGGCGTAGGAAACAAAGTTTTTATGCTTGAAAACACTTGGTATTCGGTAATTTCTCCAGAATCTTGTTCGTCAATTTTGTGGAGAAGCTGGGATTATAAAGAAACCGCAGCCGAGGCTTTGAAACTTACGGCCAAAGATATGCTTGAGCAAAAATTAATCGATGGCATCATTAAAGAACCACTTGGTGGCGCACATTACGATTATTATGAAACTTTTGCTTTAATCAAAAAACAAATTTTGACTTCGTTGAAAGAATTATCTAAATATTCGGGCGAAGAGTTGTGCAAAATGCGCCAAGAGAAATTTTTGGCAATGGGCGTATATCGTAGCTAA